TGGATCCTGGAAGCCCTCTTTTGTTTACTGGACTGGTTCTCTGCCTCAAGGACCCACACCTACAGACCTCTGAGCCTGCTTTTACGCTGGGAAAGCCAAAACCAAAGCCTATCTGCAGCTTCAAACTTTGATAGATGGTGGTGATGCCCATCTCCACTCCCGGTTTCTCAAGGATTTCAAGCTATGGAGCAACCAGCTATGGCAGAATCCAGGCCTTCTGCACAATGTGAGTTGACTTCATCTTTGTTGAGCTTTCAAAGGAACAAAATAGTGTTGCCAGATGAAACCGACCAAAGTTACCTCAAATCAACAGGACAATGAACTCCAACTCTCCGCAGAttcaaaggaaagaagaagtcCAAGTGCAACACCTGAAAACAGCAATTCCACAGTTAGAAACAGCCGGTGCAACGAATCTCCATTTCAACCGGCTGCAGCCTTTGGATCAACAGTTGGTTCAGGAGGAGAGAATTGAGTTTGGACAATTTACAGCACGCGAGGCCCTTCTGGATGAAGAATACTGGGTAAGTAGATGGGATATACATATCATCTGAATTTCTTTCTTAACACAAACTTGAGGTGGTAGCTGTGCCATGTTTTTCTGTAGACAGCAGCATGGCTGCGAGCAGAGAGTCACTGGGAAGATCAACCAAATCAACGGTAAGAATCAGACAACAAAACTGATTTGTCAATTTGCTCTATTTAGGACAGCTTTTTGGGTGACCACCTAGGTTCTTCTCTAACCAAGGGTGGTTCACTATACATTGAAACAGATAAAGAGCTCACATGTCGAGGACTGAATTGCAGCGATACATAATGCACTTATTAAGTGAGCTGATTTTACAACGAAAAAGCCTATAAGAAAATGTTACAAATCTTGTGATCAATAATGAAATAGAATCTGGGAGTAACTTGTGGGAATAACGTACTACTTCATGTGGCAACATCTCAATCCTCTGCACATAAACTAGCAGGCATGGAAAGGGGGATACACTTGATTAATGCCACTGATTCTATCTCTGCTTCATGACACAGATATAAGGATAACTACAAAAGGAAATTCACAGAGCAGGTAGGACTGAATTGCATTATTGCTTAATTGAGAAAACACAACTAACACGCTTATCATCAATAAAATTTAATGCCCTATATTTACAGGAATTCAATGCTTTGAAAAGGCGGTGCAGAAAGCAAGATAAGCATAAATGCACCTGTATTGTTGTGgtatgattttcattttcacaaaacaCACTCCTGGATGGCATTCTAATACAGTATTCTCTAAATTTATAGGTCAAGAAGGAAGACAGGAGTGTGAAACGTACTGTACTGAAGAGTGTAGTGGGGACCCTTGATTTGAGCATCCGCTACTTGTTGCCTAGAGAAACCTTTCCTGGGGTAAAATGTGTTCTGATTGCCGGTCAAACCAGTAAATAAGTATAATTATATGCTTCTCTTGCCTCAAATTGGAAATGTGTCATCTCTCAGGAAAGGGTGAAAGCCCCCCTCTTTTGCAGCATTGACAGGACAAGCCAAGGCAGATATGGTTACATTGCAAACCTGTGTGTTGCCAAAACTGCCCGTCGCCAGGGTATTGCAACCAACATGTTGTATTTTGCTGTAAAATTAGCTAAATCAAATGGTAAGATCATACATGCATTCGTTACAGGGTTTCTATTGACTAACAACATAACGTCCATCCTGAATCTTGGAATTTCAATGGCAGGTGCAGAACAGGTATTTGTGCATGTACATAAAAAGAACATACCTGCATTGGGACTTTACAAAAAGATGGGCTTTCAGGTAAGCACAATCTAGTTAACCGTGCATTTCTGACTGCACCTGCAGGCTTGTGCTTAATCATTGAGAGCTGATGCAACTTTTACCCTCTACATGATCAGGTCGTTGAAATGGCAACCTCCCAATTGTCAAAAGAGCAAACTTACTTGCTTTGCTTAGGATTGTAAACGTATATGGTTTAACTTTATTGATTACATGGAAAGAAATCTGTCATGCTCAGAGACCATAACAGCTCAGTAGCTCACCCCAGAACAGGGCATGATGAAGACAAAAGATTATCTCTAAATTTTGTGAAAGCATACCAGAAATTCTTGCACTCCAAAGTAACTATCAAGGAAGGCAGAAACTGAATGAACAAGGGACAGCTtccagaaaaaaaagaaaaaggaagaaaaggttAATACATATTAGCGTTTTGGCAGGTCCAACTGATGTGATCCACAAATAAAAATTCCAACCAATACCTGCAGGTAATTTATGCATAACAAGGGAATTGACCTCAGgtgcaattttgtttttcttctctagaaataaaaaataaaaacatatcaaCCCTTATTCCTGCTAGATGGGGTCGACTACACAGATTCAGTAGAAGAACCAgagcatatttatttatttagttttcagGAAGATAGATAGCAATAGAAAAACTACTATCTGGATCATTGGATATGAATAAATTCTGATGTATGACAGAATTATGCattgaaaaatagaagaagaaaagagacaAAAAACTATGTAAAGTCCCCTGCATGAAGATAGGAGATTAtgtgaaggaaaaatgagaagacTAAGAGTGTAATATAGATGGAGTAGCAATGTGTACgtgtgaaaaaaatcaaattaaagtTGCACCATACATTGTTAAGAAATGTAGAACAAGTTAAATGTAAATTCAGAAGATATCATACAAGTGCAAACAAATTTCTGGAAAGTATGCAGAAAGTATAACTTATGAAGAAAAAATTATCTGATGCATTAATTATTAGAAGTGTTATAGAAAATAGATTTGACAAGATTTACAGAATGTTAACTTTTCACTGAgcaaaaagacaaaaaacaaaaaagttaggTCCCTTTCAGTTTCAGAAAACTTTTTTTAGTTTACtacaattttataactaaagatGTCCTAACATTTTCTGTTCCAGAAAGTCATAGCATTCATTtcagaaaatttaagaaaacatCAAAAAGGATGTTTTCTAGTTCATAGTATAAAGTTAAACTAGAAAACtgacttttctattttctaatggGAGGTTCAATTATTCCaatagaaaattggagtttgaaaacagaaaatgttTGCTACAACTAAATAGGCCCTTAACTTCTCCAGAAAAAGGTTCCTTGTTGGAATAGCAAACTCTAAGAACAAGTTCCAAACACAATGGCTCGTGGGCCAATGATGTCAATCATCAAAACAATTAATCACCACCCTTTGATCCTACGATGGCAATGAAAAAACTGAAAGTGTGAGCAAAAAAGCAACAAAGTATGGCTGGTTTCCTTGTCAGAACCTTGTGCATTGGTATTCATAAAGTACAGATGAATGCCAGATAGGGAAGGAAGAACTACAACAGAAAGTATCACAGGTTTGGAGCCCCAAAAGAAAAAGTGACATGAATTCATTTGCAAATAGCAATTCTTCAATCAGAATGAAAAGGATGCAGTCAAGGAACGCCATTGACAAGCAGTATTTTCCTATATTACAATAGTAATCCGATGCTttgtgggattaaggcttttgAATGTTGTTGCAGAAAGAATAGCAATCCATTAAGAAAATATAAGTTGCAAACCAACCCTGTGAGGAGTTACGGGAACAAACCAAAATGGCACATCAACAGAAACAATGTAATGTACTTTAGATTTCTACTCAAATTCTAGGCAGAACTGATTGTCAAAAGAAACTAAAAAAgcgagaaataaataaatacatcacTAATAGAACTTAAATATTTACCCCTCATCCATAAACTTTAGCCAAGACGGTCGTTTACTAATTTACTGAGAGTTTATAGGTACAAACAGGGAGCCTTCGCCACTTACTGTTAATAACTTGTGAAGAACAAATTCTAAAGGTCCAGATTCCTGAACATGGGCAGATTAATAttc
The sequence above is a segment of the Diospyros lotus cultivar Yz01 chromosome 7, ASM1463336v1, whole genome shotgun sequence genome. Coding sequences within it:
- the LOC127806458 gene encoding uncharacterized protein LOC127806458; the encoded protein is MVVMPISTPGFSRISSYGATSYGRIQAFCTMTMNSNSPQIQRKEEVQVQHLKTAIPQLETAGATNLHFNRLQPLDQQLVQEERIEFGQFTAREALLDEEYWTAAWLRAESHWEDQPNQRYKDNYKRKFTEQEFNALKRRCRKQDKHKCTCIVVVKKEDRSVKRTVLKSVVGTLDLSIRYLLPRETFPGERVKAPLFCSIDRTSQGRYGYIANLCVAKTARRQGIATNMLYFAVKLAKSNGAEQVFVHVHKKNIPALGLYKKMGFQVVEMATSQLSKEQTYLLCLGL